One Terriglobales bacterium genomic region harbors:
- a CDS encoding M1 family aminopeptidase, whose amino-acid sequence MSYASRPLRCVVVLLAGLATLALPAAAAEKVRLRVDDYQIQAELQPKTHRLIGHARVKFTALEDISVASFELHNALRPTRITDAEGHALSAERITQDNAIRIALPSGLAKDASTTLDFDYEGSLSSADDSPVQGLKLAYVGEDTSYLLYAARWFPLSGYGTNRFTATIKITVPTGWTVIGSGAQAAGAAATSELPPAVTLAAQKEKVPADPKLSRNRTRTPPAKEPPAPVSHGGKTFTFSWSKPSFPGTIIAGNFQESTSNEVGLNLRVFFKPVHKDLVSLYTETAVREFQFYSARLGPPLSNTLNLVELPDDTVPSAWAPEVAAMSSRALSGKVNYRLLANTIAHQWWGADVSPASRSDWWLSDGFARYSEARYVESAAGTAAFNEAVKDMEVGSLAYDTVPLSSVGRLDPFAPEFQALVTDKGAIILNMLRWVIGDAAFDKTVRTFLQQYAGKPATVDDFRKIAEQNYGEQLTWFFSQWIDSTGAPEFKTKYTVYRVAKGFRVVGEISQDLDLFRMPVELKIDTDGQSEDKRVEVVGTNSAFQVETFGRPRRIVIDPDNRVLKNSQELKVRASIMRGQGLVEQGDLAAALQEFQKALDANKHSSLAHYRVAEVFFLQKNYQAAANAYRESLNGDGEPRWTEVWSHIQLGKIFDITGQRERATNEYRQALQTNDNTQGAMEEARKYLSTPYQRKTAKEGE is encoded by the coding sequence ATGTCCTACGCATCACGGCCCTTGAGGTGTGTTGTCGTCCTTCTCGCGGGCCTCGCGACCCTGGCGCTGCCTGCCGCCGCCGCCGAGAAGGTCCGCCTCCGTGTCGACGATTATCAGATTCAGGCCGAGCTTCAGCCCAAAACACACCGCCTGATCGGCCACGCGCGGGTAAAATTCACCGCGCTGGAAGACATCAGCGTCGCTTCCTTCGAACTGCATAACGCGCTCCGGCCCACGCGCATCACTGACGCCGAAGGTCACGCGCTCTCCGCCGAGCGCATTACGCAGGACAACGCCATACGTATAGCCCTGCCCAGCGGTCTTGCCAAGGACGCCAGCACGACTCTCGACTTCGATTATGAGGGCAGCCTCTCATCCGCCGACGACAGCCCCGTACAAGGCCTGAAACTTGCCTACGTTGGCGAGGACACGAGTTATCTGCTGTATGCGGCGCGCTGGTTCCCGCTGAGTGGCTACGGCACCAACCGTTTTACCGCGACCATCAAGATTACGGTGCCCACAGGATGGACTGTTATCGGCAGCGGCGCACAAGCCGCCGGCGCTGCGGCGACGAGCGAACTGCCACCCGCAGTAACTTTGGCGGCGCAGAAGGAAAAGGTCCCTGCGGATCCGAAGCTGTCGCGAAATCGCACGCGTACGCCGCCTGCCAAGGAACCACCTGCCCCGGTTTCGCATGGCGGCAAAACCTTTACCTTTTCCTGGAGCAAGCCCAGTTTTCCCGGAACGATCATCGCCGGCAATTTCCAGGAGAGCACCAGCAACGAGGTCGGATTGAACTTGCGCGTGTTCTTCAAGCCGGTGCACAAGGACCTGGTATCGCTGTACACCGAAACCGCCGTGCGCGAGTTTCAGTTCTACTCGGCGCGTCTTGGACCGCCGTTGTCCAACACGCTGAACCTGGTTGAACTCCCCGACGACACTGTTCCCAGCGCCTGGGCGCCCGAGGTCGCCGCCATGTCCTCGCGGGCCTTGTCCGGAAAGGTGAACTACCGCCTGCTGGCCAACACCATTGCACACCAGTGGTGGGGCGCCGACGTCAGCCCCGCCAGCCGCAGCGACTGGTGGCTGAGCGACGGCTTTGCCCGCTATTCAGAGGCGCGCTACGTCGAATCCGCCGCCGGCACGGCCGCCTTCAACGAAGCGGTCAAGGACATGGAAGTTGGCTCGCTGGCTTACGACACCGTTCCGCTGTCCAGCGTCGGACGGCTCGATCCGTTCGCGCCCGAATTTCAAGCCCTGGTTACTGACAAGGGCGCCATTATCCTGAACATGCTGCGCTGGGTGATCGGCGACGCAGCCTTTGACAAGACGGTCCGGACCTTCTTGCAGCAGTATGCCGGCAAGCCCGCAACCGTGGACGATTTCCGCAAAATCGCGGAACAGAATTACGGCGAGCAGCTGACATGGTTTTTCTCCCAGTGGATCGATTCCACCGGCGCGCCGGAATTCAAGACCAAGTACACCGTCTACCGGGTCGCCAAGGGTTTCCGCGTGGTAGGCGAGATTTCGCAGGACCTGGACCTTTTCCGCATGCCGGTGGAGTTGAAGATCGATACTGACGGCCAGAGCGAGGACAAGCGTGTCGAAGTGGTGGGCACCAATTCCGCCTTCCAGGTGGAAACCTTCGGCCGGCCCCGTCGCATCGTCATTGATCCCGACAACCGCGTGCTCAAGAACTCCCAGGAGCTCAAGGTTCGCGCCTCCATCATGCGCGGCCAGGGGCTGGTCGAGCAGGGGGACCTCGCCGCCGCGCTCCAGGAATTCCAGAAGGCGCTCGACGCCAACAAACATAGCTCGCTGGCCCATTACCGAGTCGCTGAAGTGTTCTTCCTGCAGAAGAATTACCAGGCGGCGGCCAATGCCTACCGCGAATCGTTGAACGGGGATGGTGAACCGCGCTGGACCGAGGTTTGGAGCCACATTCAGCTGGGCAAGATTTTCGATATCACCGGCCAGCGCGAGCGCGCCACCAACGAATATCGCCAGGCGCTGCAGACCAACGACAATACTCAGGGCGCGATGGAAGAAGCGCGCAAGTACCTCTCGACGCCGTATCAGAGAAAGACAGCGAAAGAAGGGGAATAA
- a CDS encoding VWA domain-containing protein gives MPILTRSRAPAVVSCLLVLAIGAWAQSPTAAIGSMLPHENAGLPGPALPAAETFRTRVDEVNVIFTVSNSSGKYVNQLSLDDLTVLDDQRAPERISYFQRQSDLPLRVGILVDLSDSITQRFAYEKSAAAMFLEKVLRPQLDEAFIVGFASSVVLHQDFTGDIGLLSKAIKQLRAGGDTRLYDAICFAADKLAKAPGPATARRAIILISDGEDTRSKTLMYDAIHAALRSETTIFVLSSNDISGQQYPHGEAVLELISRPTGGGVLPAHSKPQIANAFNRVKEALRSQYAIGYKPAEFKLDGSFRSIEIVPHHHKLRVHCRRGYFAPRETQESAVHPTRP, from the coding sequence ATGCCCATTCTGACCAGGTCGCGCGCACCGGCCGTCGTATCCTGCCTTCTCGTTCTCGCAATCGGAGCATGGGCGCAGTCACCAACGGCCGCCATTGGAAGCATGCTACCGCACGAGAATGCCGGCCTCCCCGGTCCCGCGCTCCCGGCGGCGGAGACCTTTCGCACGCGCGTGGACGAAGTCAACGTGATCTTTACCGTCTCCAACAGCTCGGGGAAGTACGTTAACCAGCTTTCACTCGATGACCTGACGGTGCTGGACGATCAGCGCGCGCCGGAGCGGATCAGTTATTTCCAGCGGCAAAGCGATTTGCCGTTGCGTGTCGGGATTCTGGTAGATCTCAGCGATTCCATCACACAACGTTTCGCCTATGAGAAGAGTGCGGCGGCCATGTTCCTGGAAAAGGTGCTGCGCCCGCAGTTAGACGAAGCATTCATTGTCGGCTTCGCGTCAAGTGTCGTTCTGCACCAGGATTTCACCGGCGACATTGGTTTGCTGTCGAAGGCGATCAAGCAGTTGCGCGCCGGAGGTGACACACGTTTATACGACGCCATCTGCTTCGCCGCGGACAAGCTGGCAAAGGCTCCGGGCCCGGCGACGGCGAGGCGCGCAATCATCCTCATCAGCGACGGCGAGGACACGCGCAGCAAGACGCTGATGTACGACGCGATCCATGCGGCCTTGCGCTCCGAGACCACCATCTTTGTGCTCAGCTCCAACGATATTTCAGGTCAGCAATACCCCCATGGCGAAGCGGTGCTGGAGCTTATTTCGCGTCCCACCGGCGGCGGAGTGTTGCCGGCGCACAGCAAGCCGCAGATTGCGAACGCATTTAACCGGGTGAAGGAAGCGCTGCGCAGCCAGTATGCGATCGGGTACAAGCCGGCAGAGTTCAAGCTGGACGGCAGCTTCCGCAGCATTGAGATCGTGCCGCACCACCATAAACTGCGGGTGCACTGCCGTCGCGGATACTTCGCGCCGCGCGAAACGCAGGAGAGCGCCGTGCATCCAACTAGGCCGTGA